AGCACCTTGGTGATGGCGGCCGTCAGCGACGTCTTGCCGTGGTCCACGTGTCCGATCGTGCCGATGTTCACGTGGGGCTTGTTACGCTCGAACTTCTCCTTGGCCATGACACTCCTCAAAAATAAATGGAGCCCTGAACCAGGATTGAACTGGTGACCTCATCCTTACCAAGGATGCGCTCTGCCAACTGAGCTATCAGGGCTTGGCGATGCTGTGACTACAACATTTGGAGCGGGAAATGGGATTCGAACCCACGACATTCAGCTTGGAAGGCTGACGCTCTACCAACTGAGCTATTCCCGCAATTGCCGAGTGGAGGGAGATGGATTCGAACCATCGAAGGCGTAGAGCCGGCAGATTTACAGTCTGCTCCCTTTGGCCGCTTGGGTATCCCTCCAGATATTCACTTGTCCTACCACATCCCGGGCCCTCATCCGCGGCCCCGTCCAACCTGGCCGGCGGCGGGATTTGAACCCGCGACCTACTGATTACAAATCAGTTGCTCTACCAGCTGAGCTACACCGGCACTCATCCGGTACTGCGACTGCCGCCCTACCCCGCCCCAGCGACTCCGTCAACCACCCGTCACCGCCCTGAGAGGGGCGCCCTTCTAGAATTCCCGTTCGCCCAAGTCAAGGAGATTGATCCCAAACTTCAGCTACCGGCCGGAGACGGTGCCCCGCTGGCGGGCGACCTCGTATAGCAGAATGCCGGCCGAAACGGATGCATTCAATGAACCGACCTGACCCGCCATCGGAATCCGGAGGCGGAAGTCGCAGTGCTTGAGCACTCCGTCCCGGACGCCTGCCCCCTCGGCCCCCACGACGAGCGCCAACGGCCCGTCGAGCCGGGCACTCCACATGGGCTCCTTGGCGTCGACGTCCGCCGCGGCGACCCACAGGCCGGCTTCCTTCAGTTCCTCCAGAGCCCGGGAGATGTTCACCACCCGCGCGATGCGGCTGTGCTCCACGGCCCCGGCGGACGCCTTGGCCACGGTGCCCGTCACCTGCACCGCCCGGTCCTTGGCAATCACCACGCCGTGGGCCCCCAGCGCATCCGCGGAGCGGATGATGGCTCCCAGATTGTGCGGGTCCTGGATTCCGTCCAGCACGACCACCAGGGGAGGCTGTCCCAGTGCCTTCGCGGCCTCCAGGAGATCCTCC
The Myxococcus xanthus genome window above contains:
- a CDS encoding GTP-binding protein, with the translated sequence MAKEKFERNKPHVNIGTIGHVDHGKTSLTAAITKVL
- the rlmB gene encoding 23S rRNA (guanosine(2251)-2'-O)-methyltransferase RlmB, which gives rise to MRERSSKGGRGGERASEEVPQRASRGERGGGEASRFVYGVNPVLAALRARPDEVERLFLVEGQLGARAAGELLSRAREFGIRVEKVTRERLGTLAEGGVHQGVVVELRGFKYAELEDLLEAAKALGQPPLVVVLDGIQDPHNLGAIIRSADALGAHGVVIAKDRAVQVTGTVAKASAGAVEHSRIARVVNISRALEELKEAGLWVAAADVDAKEPMWSARLDGPLALVVGAEGAGVRDGVLKHCDFRLRIPMAGQVGSLNASVSAGILLYEVARQRGTVSGR